The sequence below is a genomic window from Sorangiineae bacterium MSr12523.
GCTCGCTCGAGCACTTGATCCGTTTCCAATTGGATGCGGGCGTGCACGGCATCTTCGTCGGCGGCTCCAGCGGCGAGGTCGCGCTGCTCGATGGCGCGCAGCGCGCCACGTTGGTGAAGGTGGCCGTCGGCATGGTCGCAGGCGCCGTGCCCGTGCTGGTGGGGGCCGTCGATACGGGCACACGCCGCGTGATCGAGCAGGCGCGCAAAGCGGTGGCTCTGGGCGCGGACGCGGTGGTGGTGACTGCACCGTTCTACGTGCGCCCGAACCCGCGCGAGATCGTGGAGCACTTTCGTCTGGTGCAGGCGGCGCTGGGCCATCCCGTGGTCGCGTACGACATTCCCAGTGCGGTCGGCAGCCGGCTCACACCGGACATCGTGGAGGAGCTCGCGGCCTCGAAGCTCGTGGTCGGCCTCAAGGACTCCAGCGGCGATCTGGTGACCTTCCGCGAGATCGTGCGCCGCACCCGTCGCATGGATCGCCAGGGCAGCTTTCCCGTGCTCTCCGGCTCGGAGCTCCTCGCCGACGTCGCCATCGAGCTCGGAGCCCACGGCCTCGTCCCGGGCCTG
It includes:
- a CDS encoding dihydrodipicolinate synthase family protein, translating into MQCDSRSLRGVIPALVTPIDGQGDVDERSLEHLIRFQLDAGVHGIFVGGSSGEVALLDGAQRATLVKVAVGMVAGAVPVLVGAVDTGTRRVIEQARKAVALGADAVVVTAPFYVRPNPREIVEHFRLVQAALGHPVVAYDIPSAVGSRLTPDIVEELAASKLVVGLKDSSGDLVTFREIVRRTRRMDRQGSFPVLSGSELLADVAIELGAHGLVPGLANVDPHGYVRLFHAASTADRAKARAEQDRLAKLFEIISVADLGRIGFTAGALGAFKAALALRGIITNGATNVPLSALNERELEAIARILHETGLAPDVPLHVEVA